From Blattabacterium cuenoti:
ATTTTTGATCTCCAAAACTTATCGTTTTTTTTTATTGTTCAAAACCAATTGAATATGATTCATAATAGAATCACGATCAATATTATACTTTTTTAAAAGCTCCATAGGTTTTCCACTTTCTCCAAAAGTATCGTTAACTGCTACTAAACTTTGAATAAAAGACCATTTATTATGATGATTATTAGTGGTTAACATCCTGGCAATACTTTCTCCTAACCCACCCCAATAATTGTGTTCTTCTGCAGTAACAACACATTTTGTTTTATTAATGGATTTCAAAATAGTATCATGATCTAACGGTTTAATCGTATGAACATTAATAACTTCACATTCTATTCCCTTTTTTTCGTATAAAATACGAGATGCTTCTAAAGATTCCCATACCAAATGTCCTGTACAAATAACAGTAACATCTTTTCCCTTTGTTAAGATTACAGCTTTTCCTATTTCAAAAATCTGATTTAAATCTGTAAAATTAGCGACAGCAGGACGGCCAAAACGCAAGTAGACCGGTCCTGAGTGTTTCGATATAGCTAAAGTAGCGGCATAAGTTTGATTATAATCACAAGTATTAATAACGGTCATGCCAGGTAACATTTTCATCATTCCTATATCTTCTAAACTTTGATGTGTAGCACCATCTTCTCCTAGAGTTAAGCCAGAATGAGAAGCACAGATTTTTACATTTTTGTAAGAATAAGCAATAGATTGACGGATTTGATCATAAACACGAGATGTAGAAAAATTAGCAAATGTTCCAGTAAATGGAATATATTTACCAATGCTAAGTCCAGCTGCTATCCCTATCATATTAGCTTCCGCGATTCCTATTTGAAAAAATCTTTCAGGAAATTCTTTAGAAAACTGATCCATAAATAAAGAAGTAGTCAAGTCCGAACATAATGCGACCACTTTATGATTTGTTCTCCCCAAAAAAGTTAAAGCTTTTCCAAAGCCCGCTCTAGTTTCTTTTAGTCCTTTATTTTCATATTGTTTCATAAAAAAATTTAATTATAACGGATAATCTCTTAAACAAGTTTCAGGAAGTTGAGATAAAGCTTTTTCTAATTCTTTATCATTAGGATACTTTCCATGCCATTCATTATTATCCACCATAAAATCCACACCGTATCCCATTTTAGTATATAATATGATTATAATAGGTTTCCCTTTCCCAGTTTCATTTTTTGCTTTTTTTAAAGTGAAAATCACTTTTTCAATATCATTTCCTTCTAATTCTTCTATAACTTTCCAATCAAAAGATTCAAATTTTTTTTTTAAATTTCCTAAAGGTAACACTTCATCTGTAGTTCCATCTATTTGTTGCCCGTTACAATCTACAGTGGCTATATAATTATCTATTTTTCTAGAACCTGCATATAAAACGGCCTCCCAAATTTGTCCTTCATTTAACTCTCCATCTCCATGTAAACTGTAAATAATACTATTCAATTCTTTGTTTAGTTTTTTTGACAAAGCAGCCCCAATAGCAACAGACATTCCTTGACCTAAAGAACCGGAAGAAATTCGTATTCCGGGTAGTCCGACATGTACCGTTGGATGTCCTTGTAAACGAGAATTTAATTTTCTAAAAGTAGATAATTCACTAATAGAAAAAAATCCAGACCGAGATAATATGCTATAATATACAGGAGATATATGTCCATTAGATAAGAAAAAAAGGTCTTCTCCTTTTCCATCCATAGAAAATTTATTTGGATTATAACGCATAATTTTTTGATATAAAGCAACAAAATACTCTGTACATCCTAAAGATCCACCAGGATGTCCAGATTTTGCATCACTTACCATACGTAAAATGTCTCTTCTCACTTGAATACACAAATCTTTTAAATTACGTTCATTCATTTTTTCAATTTTTTGTTTGTATATTTTTATATTTAATCGTTTTGTTTTGTTTGACTATTTCACAAAAGTAACAATTAATTAAATTATGAGTATTATAATAAATAGAAAGGCAAGATTTAGATATCATTTTTTAGAACATTATACAGCTGGAATACAATTGTTTGGAACAGAAGTAAAATCAATAAGACAAAATCAAGTCAATATAATGGAAAGTTTTTGTCAAATGAAACATGGAGAGTTATATTCTATTAATATGTATGTGGCTGAATATAAATTTGGAACTAACTGGAATCATTCAAATAGAAGAGAAAGAAAATTATTATTGAAAAAAAAAGAATTAATAAAAATCAATAAAAAATTAAAAAATACAGGTTTAACTTTAATTCCCATAGAACTGTTTTTTAATGACAAAGGATATATAAAAATGAAAATAGTTTTAGCTAAAGGAAAAAAAGTATATGACAAACGTGAATCTTTACGAAAAAGAGATTGTTTTAGAGAAATTCAGAAATCTTTCAAATTTAAAAATCGTATTTAATTTATTTTTGAAATCAAATATTTATATTTGTTTAGATTTAAAGAAATTATAGTTTTATGAAAAACGTCAATTTTTTTATTGTTGCTTTATTTACTTTTTTTTCGTCTGTATTTTCTCAAGATTCGAAAGAAAAATGGTTTATAAAAATAGGAGCACATGACATTAATTATTACCCTATAAAGTCTCCTTTTAAAGGTTTTCTTCTAAAAAAAAATAATAGTTTTAATCCCATTATTTCTAGCATAGAATTAGAACATAATATAAAGAAACATATAGGTTTATATTTAGATGCTTCATTAGGAATGGTAGACAATCCTAGATGGAAAGTGGGAAATAACTTTTTTATAAAAATAAGTCCTGGGGTAAATTTATACATTTTACCTCATTACAAGTTTGATCCTTATTTGAGATTAGGAGGAGGTTATCATAAGTTCAACAATTATATAAACAGAGAGTTAAGAATTTCAGAAACAAAATATTTTAAAACGAATAAAAAGAACTTTTTTCTATTAGATGGAGGATTAGGTATAAATTTGTGGCTGGTTTCTAACTTTGGAATTAATTTACAAAGCACTTATAATCATGTTTTTGCAAAGCAATCAAGAGATTATTTAAATTTTTGGAAACATAATGTAGGATTGATTTTTCGTTTTGGAAATTTAGAAATGAATCAAGATCATAAAATTGGACCAGGAACAGAAAAAGACGATTCTTACCTTCCTTCCATTTCCGTTCAAGAAAAAGAAAAAAGTTTTGTAGAAATAGAAGAAAAAGAAAAGAAAATTTTTTGTAATAAAGACAAAGACTCAGATAATGATGGAGTTTTAGACAAAGAAGATTTTTGTCCGAATCAATTTGGTTTGAAAAAATTTCAGGGTTGTCCTGATACAGACTCAGATAATATTCCAGATCATGAAGATAAATGTCCTAACAAGTTTGGAAAAAAAGAAAACAAAGGATGTCCTAATGTAGTTTTTCGACCTATTTTATTTGATTTGGGAAAATTTTCATTATCTCCTCGTACCTTCATAATTATTAATGAAATAGCTGAAATCATGATAAATAGTCTTCCTAATTCTAAATTTTGCATAAATGGATATACAGATCCTAATGGAAAATCACATTATAATAAAATTTTGTCTCTAAAAAGAGCTTATTCTGTATTTGAAGCCTTAGTCTCTAAAGGAGTGGATTCTTCTAGAATAGAAGTTAGAGGATTAGGAGTAGGAAAGAAAAAAGGACGACGTGTTGAAATCATAATACGAAAATCATAACAAATACAAAAAAATAAAAAGTCTCTTGTAATTTTCAAGAGACTTTTTTTGAATTTGAATGAGAAGATATATATATACTCACTTGATAAAGTATTAAAAGAGGAATTAAGACTATGATTGTACTTAAAATATCTCCAGGTGTTATGGCAGAAGCTATAACTAACATAATCAAGAAAGCATGTTTTCTATATTTTTTTAAAAATGAATAAGATATTAATTCCATTTTAGTAAGAAAAAATATGAAAAATGGAAATAAAAAAATGATTCCCATGGAAAACACTGAATGTACAATTAAAGATATATAATCTGATAAATCAAATATATTTTTCGGAATAGAACTTATTCTAAAAGAATATCCAAAATGAATTAAAAATGGACATAATATAAAATACCCGAAAAGAATTCCTAACAAAAACAGAAAAGTGACCATAATCAATATCCATATTGAATATTTTTTTTCTTTATCCGAAAGAGCCGGTTTTATGAATTTCCAAAATTCATAAAAAACATAAGGAAAAGATAAAATGATTCCTCCTATGAAACAAGTCCATACATAAATATTGAATTGACCAAATATCTGTCTATTCTGTATCTCCAAATTTTTATATAAAAAAGAAACGGAGTTCAAATGGATCCCTAATCCTAAAAAAGAATTTACTAATTTGTAAAATATACGGTAGGTAATGAAATCTGTTTTTGCTGGGCCAAAAAGAATACAATCAAATATAATATTTCTATTATTCATTAAAATA
This genomic window contains:
- a CDS encoding transketolase family protein, whose amino-acid sequence is MKQYENKGLKETRAGFGKALTFLGRTNHKVVALCSDLTTSLFMDQFSKEFPERFFQIGIAEANMIGIAAGLSIGKYIPFTGTFANFSTSRVYDQIRQSIAYSYKNVKICASHSGLTLGEDGATHQSLEDIGMMKMLPGMTVINTCDYNQTYAATLAISKHSGPVYLRFGRPAVANFTDLNQIFEIGKAVILTKGKDVTVICTGHLVWESLEASRILYEKKGIECEVINVHTIKPLDHDTILKSINKTKCVVTAEEHNYWGGLGESIARMLTTNNHHNKWSFIQSLVAVNDTFGESGKPMELLKKYNIDRDSIMNHIQLVLNNKKKR
- a CDS encoding transketolase — encoded protein: MNERNLKDLCIQVRRDILRMVSDAKSGHPGGSLGCTEYFVALYQKIMRYNPNKFSMDGKGEDLFFLSNGHISPVYYSILSRSGFFSISELSTFRKLNSRLQGHPTVHVGLPGIRISSGSLGQGMSVAIGAALSKKLNKELNSIIYSLHGDGELNEGQIWEAVLYAGSRKIDNYIATVDCNGQQIDGTTDEVLPLGNLKKKFESFDWKVIEELEGNDIEKVIFTLKKAKNETGKGKPIIIILYTKMGYGVDFMVDNNEWHGKYPNDKELEKALSQLPETCLRDYPL
- the smpB gene encoding SsrA-binding protein SmpB — translated: MSIIINRKARFRYHFLEHYTAGIQLFGTEVKSIRQNQVNIMESFCQMKHGELYSINMYVAEYKFGTNWNHSNRRERKLLLKKKELIKINKKLKNTGLTLIPIELFFNDKGYIKMKIVLAKGKKVYDKRESLRKRDCFREIQKSFKFKNRI
- a CDS encoding OmpA family protein, coding for MKNVNFFIVALFTFFSSVFSQDSKEKWFIKIGAHDINYYPIKSPFKGFLLKKNNSFNPIISSIELEHNIKKHIGLYLDASLGMVDNPRWKVGNNFFIKISPGVNLYILPHYKFDPYLRLGGGYHKFNNYINRELRISETKYFKTNKKNFFLLDGGLGINLWLVSNFGINLQSTYNHVFAKQSRDYLNFWKHNVGLIFRFGNLEMNQDHKIGPGTEKDDSYLPSISVQEKEKSFVEIEEKEKKIFCNKDKDSDNDGVLDKEDFCPNQFGLKKFQGCPDTDSDNIPDHEDKCPNKFGKKENKGCPNVVFRPILFDLGKFSLSPRTFIIINEIAEIMINSLPNSKFCINGYTDPNGKSHYNKILSLKRAYSVFEALVSKGVDSSRIEVRGLGVGKKKGRRVEIIIRKS
- the tatC gene encoding twin-arginine translocase subunit TatC, coding for MNESKMPFWKHIEELRKHIIHCFCAIIISMIILMNNRNIIFDCILFGPAKTDFITYRIFYKLVNSFLGLGIHLNSVSFLYKNLEIQNRQIFGQFNIYVWTCFIGGIILSFPYVFYEFWKFIKPALSDKEKKYSIWILIMVTFLFLLGILFGYFILCPFLIHFGYSFRISSIPKNIFDLSDYISLIVHSVFSMGIIFLFPFFIFFLTKMELISYSFLKKYRKHAFLIMLVIASAITPGDILSTIIVLIPLLILYQVSIYISSHSNSKKVS